One genomic segment of Ipomoea triloba cultivar NCNSP0323 chromosome 9, ASM357664v1 includes these proteins:
- the LOC116030387 gene encoding (3S,6E)-nerolidol synthase 1-like produces the protein MAPHHYLQNIEPLQHPIARSHESSAPLNEPNMVENQQKQLEIMSHLFDEVKEDSFKGLVLIDTMQRFGMDHYFEDQIHESLKQQYQDSQTLVCNNEDELYAVSLRFRLLRQQGFHVPADVFNSFKGENMKFKDALSEDIRGLMALHEASHLSMEDEDILDEASIFTTHFLTEKLPHLDDRHALMVQNTMHYPYHKSLARFTAMNYLKNHDLKNDWEKLLADLAIMDFNLMQYLYHKEILQVFKWWKGLGVSEELKLARNQPLKWYIWSMAVVRDPCLSKQRIEITKPISLVYLVDDIFDVYGTLDELIIFTEAINRWEFSATDKLPSYMRMCLKVIHDTTHEISNLVHQEFGWSPMDYLKEAWTSLCNAFLTEAKWFASGDSPKAEEYLKNGIISSGVPMVLTNLYFLLGYGESTRTTDIEGIISSVATILRLLDDLGTAKDEEQEGKDGSYIDYYIKEKQDLSLGDGRQHVMDMVSQQWKILNEHCLSPTPIPTPFRTACLNAARLVPMMYTYNDNHRLPVLEEHVKFMFSNIREDLMW, from the exons ATGGCACCTCATCACTACCTACAGAATATCGAACCTTTGCAGCATCCCATTGCACGGTCTCATGAATCCAGTGCTCCCCTGAATGAGCCTAATATG GTGGAAAATCAGCAGAAACAATTGGAAATAATGAGTCACTTGTTTGATGAAGTTAAAGAAGACAGTTTCAAAGGACTTGTGCTAATAGATACCATGCAGCGGTTTGGTATGGATCACTACTTTGAAGATCAAATCCATGAAAGTCTGAAGCAACAATACCAAGATTCTCAAACTCTTGTTTGTAACAATGAAGATGAGCTTTACGCAGTTTCACTTCGTTTTCGATTGTTAAGGCAACAAGGTTTCCATGTCCCTGCAG ATGTGTTCAACAGCTTCAAAGGTGAGAATATGAAGTTTAAGGATGCATTATCGGAAGACATAAGGGGACTCATGGCTTTGCATGAAGCCTCACATCTGTCCATGGAAGACGAAGACATTCTAGATGAGGCGTCTATATTTACTACCCATTTTCTGACGGAGAAATTGCCACATCTTGATGATCGCCATGCCTTGATGGTTCAAAACACTATGCACTATCCCTATCACAAAAGCTTGGCTCGGTTCACAGCAATGAACTACCTTAAAAATCACGACCTCAAAAATGATTGGGAGAAGCTCCTAGCAGATTTAGCAATAATGGATTTCAACTTGATGCAATATCTATACCATAAAGAAATCCTTCAAGTTTTCAA ATGGTGGAAGGGACTTGGTGTATCGGAAGAGTTGAAGCTAGCAAGGAATCAACCTCTTAAATGGTACATTTGGTCAATGGCTGTGGTCAGGGATCCATGCTTGTCTAAGCAGAGAATCGAGATAACCAAGCCAATCTCCCTTGTTTATTTGGTGGATGACATTTTTGATGTTTATGGTACTCTTGATGAACTTATTATTTTCACAGAAGCAATCAATAG ATGGGAATTTTCCGCAACTGATAAATTACCAAGTTACATGAGAATGTGTCTCAAAGTAATTCATGACACCACACATGAGATCAGCAACTTAGTTCACCAAGAGTTTGGTTGGAGTCCTATGGACTATTTGAAAGAAGCG TGGACAAGTTTGTGTAATGCATTTCTAACGGAAGCAAAGTGGTTTGCTTCTGGGGATTCACCAAAGGCGGAGGAGTACTTAAAAAATGGGATTATAAGCTCGGGAGTACCCATGGTCCTCACCAACCTATACTTTCTCTTGGGCTATGGTGAGTCCACTAGAACCACAGACATTGAGGGCATTATATCTTCAGTAGCTACAATCCTTCGCCTCCTAGATGACCTAGGAACTGCAAAG GATGAGGAACAAGAAGGAAAAGATGGATCTTACATAGACTACTACATCAAAGAGAAGCAAGATTTATCATTAGGTGATGGAAGGCAACATGTTATGGATATGGTTTCCCAGCAATGGAAGATACTAAATGAGCATTGCCTCTCTCCAACCCCTATTCCTACGCCTTTTCGAACAGCTTGTCTAAATGCAGCGAGATTGGTTCCAATGATGTACACTTACAATGACAACCATCGCCTTCCTGTCCTTGAAGAGCATGTCAAGTTCATGTTTTCCAACATCAGGGAAGACTTGATGTGGTGA